The DNA region AGCGGCAGGCTTTACTACAACGCAACTGCAAGAATCGATGAATAAGTCGTTACTTACCTATTACAAAGACCCGGTTGTAAATGTGCGCATTTTAAACTTTAAGGTGAGTGTTTATGGCGATGTTGAGCGCCCCAATGTATACACTTTGCAAAACGAACGAACTACCATTACACAAGCGTTGAGTTTGGCGGGCGATTTAAATATTACTGCGATGCGTAAAACCATCATCCTGGTTAGGGAAGAGGGGGGGCAGCGCAAATTCATCCCGATTGACCTTACTTCGAAAAAGATTTTCGAATCGCCTTACTACTACATCAGAAATAACGATGAGATTTATGTTCAACCAGATCGTACCAAGTATGCAACGGTAGATCGCGGTTACAGAACGGCTACGTTAGTGCTCTCTGGCCTTTCAATCATCGCTATTGTTCTATCCAACATCTACAGGTAAACTATGAATACACAACAAGCACAATTTACAACTTATATAATTGGCGAAACCAAAGGTAAAAACGACGATTGGAAAGTAACCGTCAAAAAGTATCTTTTCCATTGGCCGTTGTTTTTAATCGCACTCATTTTTACACTTTCGGTTGCTTTCGTTTACATGAAAAGGTTTAAACCTGTTTACGAAATCAAGGCCACCATGATTATCAAAGACAATTCGAAAACGCCTGAGGCAAAATCGAACGTACTGGATGAGATTGGTTTAACGGGTTCATCTGAATTGATCGAAAATGAGATGAAAGTATTAAAATCGAGGCAGTTGATTAGCAAAATTGTCGACGATTTTCAACTTTGGACTACTTACTATCGCAAAGACGGTTTGTTTACAGAAACTGATGGACTGAATGCAAGGGATGTTTATACCGATAGTCCGGTTAAGTTTGTTTTGCTAAAGCGTACGGGCGATCTGGAAAACCAGGGAGTGAAAATTAAAGTTATCGACGATAAATCTTTCACCCTCGTACTTGGGGGCGGTAAGTCGAAGCAGTTGTTGTTTGCCGACAGCTATAGCGATAAGTTTGGGACGTGGAAGCTGGTACCGAACAAAAACATTCTTGATGCAAAGGGCAAAACAGTTTATATCGGCATTACGGAGCCAGCGATCAGAACCTTGGAAGTTCAACAATCTATCGAAGTGAGCCTGTCGAGCAAGCTCGGTACCTCGATTGATCTGGCAGTGTCTGACGTAAATGAGAAAAGGGGTAAAGACATTCTAAATGCGGTAATTGCCAATTATTACGAAACA from Pedobacter endophyticus includes:
- a CDS encoding polysaccharide biosynthesis/export family protein — protein: MNKHYFLILVTLVVLLSSCGSYKNIPYYQDLERSKQTTETVANFSPLTISPNDILAIKVSSRTPESSAIFSYEPNNNQDAIPGYQVDANGNVHLPVIGTIKAAGFTTTQLQESMNKSLLTYYKDPVVNVRILNFKVSVYGDVERPNVYTLQNERTTITQALSLAGDLNITAMRKTIILVREEGGQRKFIPIDLTSKKIFESPYYYIRNNDEIYVQPDRTKYATVDRGYRTATLVLSGLSIIAIVLSNIYR